The genomic window AATAGGCAGAGAAAAGATCAAAAAGAAGTTTTTCCATAAAAAAACGAAAAAAGTACCCGAAGGTACTCCTTTTCGAAATCAATACTTAAGGCACCGAACCGTTAACCCGTTAGCGCGGTTGTTGGAATTGGCGGGATTCACACTCCCAGAGTTGAAGTTGAGGTTCAACGCATTTGTACCACTTACACTACTCGACCAATAGTTCCCGTTACTCCCCTGATTGTTGAAACTGCCATTGGAGTTGTTCCGGTTGCCCGCGACGAAAGAATACCCACTCCACTTCTTGTGCATTGTCGTAACATCACACAAAACTTCCAAAAAAAATGGAAGAAATTCCTTATAAAGAAACCTCTTTATAAGAGGGGTATTGAATTGATTAAGGGCACTCCCGCTTTCACACGTAGCAAAAGACGGCTCTCGCCCACATACAAAGAGCATATCGTTAGGTACAGCTAGCCTCCCATCCGGTAAGTTGTTTGGAAACCAATTCTATGGATTCTTGCAAAACAACAAATTTTTTGAGGCCTATTTGACGAAGATCTTTTAGTATTCGCAATAAAACGCGAATATTTTCAACGCGTTCTCGAGCTAAACTAATATTCTTTTTTCTTTCTAATCGATCTTTATTGGCACGATAAATACACATCATCATCGTAATCGTTTCGTTTTTTATATGCTCACCCAGAGTAAAACGATAATCCCGAGAAAAATTATTCACAACAAGAAAAAGTTCCAGAAGTAAATCATAGCTCGCTTTATATACCGGAAGATTATCGTACGTTGCCATATATTTTTTGAAAAAAATGAATGAAAAATATTTTCTGAAGGAAAAGGGGAAAAACTCAAATTCCGCCTCCGGCGGAACCCCGCCCAAAATGCAGGGGAGTCAAAGCAGAAATCAATTCTTAAGGCACCGAACCGGTAACCCGTTAGCGCGGTCGTAGGAATTGGCGGGATTCACACTCCCAGAGTTGAAGTAGAGGTTCAACGCAAGCGTACCACTTACACTACTCGACCAATAGAACCCGTAACTCCCCTGATTGCCGAAACCGCCACTGGAGCGGTGCCGGTAGCCCGCGACGGATAATTTTAAAGTACTCGCGTACGCGGTAGCGCTATCAGTAATTCCTTCTGCCGAAACAAGAACACTCCATTCTGGTTGAGTAGGAAGGCGGAAACCTGGAGGGCATGGATTATTTGTACCATCGACTCCTTGCCAGAGAGTATTGTTTTGTGGACTTCTCCAATCATAAGGAGAACTGGGAGCAAGAATAAATTGTCCATGTCCAGGAGTATCCAAAGAAGAAAGCGTTCCTGTTGTGGTACTAGTTGTAAGTTGATGTCCATCAGTTCCTCTTCCCCACTGATAATAATGTCCGTAAGATTGCGAATCATTGAATGCTGTAGCTACGCGTGTTGCACCGAGATTTCTGTCGAGCCATACTTTTCCGTCTTTGGCGGTAATAGGACTATAAATTATTCCTTGAAATCCGCAAGGAACTCCGGAAGAAACACTACTACACGAATAAAGACATGTTGTTGAACATACAGATGGTGTAAAACATTCAGTATTGGTCGAACACGTTGCTCCGGGAGGCTTAAGGAGTTTTATATCCGCATTCGTTCCTGTTCCGAAGGTAAATACTTTATTTTTCGTTCCTGCATTAAAATCCACATCGCTTGTTTGTATCCAGCTATTCTGCGTCCCCGTAATCGTTACACCACTTGCATCTGCTTGGATATTTGCATCTTTGGAAGCATACTCCGTCCAGTTTTCTTGATTGTTAGTATGTGTGGCAGTATTTGCTGTTACTCCTCCTATCCAACTACTTTGAATCCATCCATACGTTGCTCCTTTTATATTTTTTGAAAAGAAAAAAGAGACTCCTCCTAAGATAAGAATGGTTAAGAGGAAAGTAGAAGTGAGTTTTCTTTTTTTGGAGAGGAAAGAAAAAAAAGAAGAAAGAGAGATTTCTTTTTTTTCTTTTATAGAATAAGTATTGTTTTTTTCTTTTCGTATTCCATCAAGAGTTCTTTGTAGTTTGGGGGGAGTATTTTTTTTCGTAAACATCATACTATTTTATTGTATAATAAATGTTCTTTTTTTTGTTTGTGAAATAATCTTTTTTCTTTTTTTAGTATAGGATGTTTTGTGTTTTTTGTGAAATGGGAGTTTTATTCACACTTTTTTCTGTCTTTTCTCCCTGAGGAAAAGGGA from Candidatus Moraniibacteriota bacterium includes these protein-coding regions:
- a CDS encoding four helix bundle protein — its product is MATYDNLPVYKASYDLLLELFLVVNNFSRDYRFTLGEHIKNETITMMMCIYRANKDRLERKKNISLARERVENIRVLLRILKDLRQIGLKKFVVLQESIELVSKQLTGWEASCT